A window of Juglans regia cultivar Chandler chromosome 7, Walnut 2.0, whole genome shotgun sequence contains these coding sequences:
- the LOC108986404 gene encoding soluble inorganic pyrophosphatase 1, with product MSDEAHESEAKENHAQRSVPRLNERILSSLSRRSVAAHPWHDLEIGPGAPNVFNCVVEITKGSKVKYELDKKTGLIKVDRILYSSVVYPHNYGFIPRTLCEDNDPLDVLVLMQEPVLPGCFLRARAIGLMPMIDQGEKDDKIIAVCADDPEYKHYTDIKELAPHRLSEIRRFFEDYKKNENKEVAVNDFLPSTTAIEAIQYSMDLYAEYILHTLRR from the exons ATGAGTGACGAGGCACATGAAAGTGAAGCTAAAGAAAATCATGCTCAACGTTCAGTTCCCCGATTGAATGAGAGAATCCTTTCATCTTTGTCAAGGAGATCAGTTGCTGCACACCCTTGGCATGATCTCGAGATTG GACCTGGAGCACCTAATGTTTTCAACTGT GTTGTTGAGATCACAAAGGGAAGTAAGGTGAAATATGAGCTTGACAAGAAGACAGGACTAATTAAG GTTGATCGTATTTTGTATTCGTCAGTAGTATATCCTCATAACTATGGTTTCATTCCTCGCACATTGTGTGAAGACAATGACCCATTGGATGTTTTAGTTCTAATGCAG GAGCCCGTCCTTCCCGGTTGCTTTCTCCGAGCCAGAGCCATAGGACTTATGCCTATGATTGACCAG GGAGAGAAAGATGATAAGATAATTGCAGTGTGTGCTGATGATCCAGAGTATAAGCACTATACTGACATCAAAGAGCTTGCCCCTCATCGCTTGTCCGAGATCCGCCGCTTCTTTGAAGACT ACAAGAAGAATGAGAACAAAGAGGTTGCAGTCAATGACTTTTTACCTTCAACAACTGCCATTGAAGCCATCCAGTACTCAAT GGACCTGTATGCTGAGTACATTCTGCACACCTTGAGGCGATAg